A genomic segment from Glycine max cultivar Williams 82 chromosome 1, Glycine_max_v4.0, whole genome shotgun sequence encodes:
- the LOC100786952 gene encoding GDSL esterase/lipase At4g10955 isoform X1, whose product MILRRKEGGEVRSVMASERECFDLSGPLHLTYVDWDNAYHRKSVAASLVQGVYVLEKDRQERREGPDALALPWWAFFHFKLFCSLVDDVDSSIFGAIYEFKPPSSMCNDTLHRSPRYVIAFRGTITKADSVSRDIKLGIHFVRNGLHQTSRAEIAIQAVRNMVATVGASNIWLAGHSLGSAMAMLTGKTMAKTGIFIESFLFNPPYVSAPIERIKDKKLKHGLRFAGSVVTAGLAIAMKDKQKKSLSFDPFAALSAWVPSLFVNPSDHICSEYVGYFEHRRKMEEIGAGNIEKLATQTSLNCLLMGVLGKESDEPLHLIPSASLTVNHTPSKDFKEAHGIHQWWKPDLRLESKLYRY is encoded by the coding sequence GGATAATGCATATCATCGAAAGTCGGTTGCTGCTAGTTTGGTCCAAGGTGTTTATGTTCTAGAGAAGGACAGGCAAGAACGGCGTGAAGGTCCTGATGCTCTTGCACTGCCTTGGTGGGCGTTCTTCCACTTTAAGTTGTTTTGTTCGCTTGTCGATGATGTTGATTCTTCCATCTTTGGTGCTATTTATGAGTTCAAGCCTCCATCATCTATGTGCAATGACACCTTACATAGAAGTCCACGTTATGTAATTGCCTTCCGAGGGACTATAACCAAGGCAGACTCAGTTTCCCGTGATATCAAGTTGGGTATCCATTTTGTGCGAAATGGGCTTCATCAAACTTCACGTGCTGAGATAGCCATCCAAGCTGTTCGAAACATGGTGGCTACTGTGGGTGCTTCCAATATCTGGTTAGCTGGCCACTCGCTAGGATCAGCAATGGCAATGCTAACCGGGAAAACCATGGCCAAGACTGGCATATTTATTGAGTCTTTTCTCTTCAACCCTCCATATGTATCTGCTCCTATTGAGAGAATTAAGgacaaaaaattgaaacatgGGCTTAGATTTGCTGGCAGTGTAGTAACAGCTGGACTTGCCATTGCTATGAAGGATAAGCAGAAGAAGAGTTTGTCCTTTGATCCATTTGCTGCTTTGTCTGCCTGGGTTCCATCCTTATTTGTGAATCCATCTGACCATATCTGCTCTGAGTATGTTGGATACTTTGAGCACAGAAGAAAAATGGAGGAGATTGGTGCAGGAAACATTGAAAAGTTAGCCACTCAAACTTCCCTTAATTGTCTACTGATGGGTGTGTTGGGGAAGGAATCTGATGAACCCCTGCACCTCATTCCTTCAGCTTCTCTGACAGTTAATCATACTCCTTCAAAGGATTTCAAAGAAGCTCATGGGATTCACCAATGGTGGAAACCTGACTTACGCCTAGAATCCAAGCTCTACCGATACTAA
- the LOC100820289 gene encoding uncharacterized protein: MCPWAWVMFHFATSIHPSSHSNTERAMAKPENRTNLASCFVATVFLIFLLIVVFIVYFTVFKPQYPKIAVSAIQIPSFSATNGTVNFTFSQYASVRNPNRGTFSHYDSSLQLLYYGRQVGFMFVPAGKIAAGRTQYMAATFTVQSFPLGLGPTSVDGPSSVGPTMEMESRIEMAGRVRVLHLFSHHVEAKAQCRVAIAINDGSVLGFRC; the protein is encoded by the coding sequence ATGTGCCCGTGGGCGTGGGTTATGTTTCACTTTGCCACATCAATCCATCCATCCTCACACTCCAACACCGAGCGAGCCATGGCGAAGCCCGAGAACCGCACTAACTTAGCTTCGTGTTTCGTGGCCACCGTTTTCTTGATCTTCCTTCTCATTGTGGTCTTCATCGTTTACTTCACTGTGTTCAAGCCGCAGTACCCCAAAATCGCCGTGAGCGCCATCCAGATCCCTTCCTTCTCCGCCACTAACGGCACCGTCAACTTCACCTTCTCCCAGTACGCCTCCGTTAGGAACCCTAACCGAGGCACCTTCTCCCACTACGACAGCTCGCTCCAGCTTCTCTACTACGGCAGACAGGTCGGCTTCATGTTCGTTCCGGCCGGAAAGATCGCCGCCGGCAGGACTCAGTACATGGCCGCCACCTTCACCGTTCAGTCCTTTCCCTTGGGCCTGGGGCCCACCTCCGTGGATGGGCCTAGTAGTGTGGGGCCCACGATGGAGATGGAGTCGAGGATAGAGATGGCGGGGCGCGTGAGAGTGTTACACCTTTTCAGTCATCACGTGGAGGCCAAAGCTCAATGCAGGGTCGCCATCGCCATCAACGATGGATCGGTGTTAGGTTTTCGGTGCTAA
- the LOC100786952 gene encoding GDSL esterase/lipase At4g10955 isoform X2: MASERECFDLSGPLHLTYVDWDNAYHRKSVAASLVQGVYVLEKDRQERREGPDALALPWWAFFHFKLFCSLVDDVDSSIFGAIYEFKPPSSMCNDTLHRSPRYVIAFRGTITKADSVSRDIKLGIHFVRNGLHQTSRAEIAIQAVRNMVATVGASNIWLAGHSLGSAMAMLTGKTMAKTGIFIESFLFNPPYVSAPIERIKDKKLKHGLRFAGSVVTAGLAIAMKDKQKKSLSFDPFAALSAWVPSLFVNPSDHICSEYVGYFEHRRKMEEIGAGNIEKLATQTSLNCLLMGVLGKESDEPLHLIPSASLTVNHTPSKDFKEAHGIHQWWKPDLRLESKLYRY, encoded by the coding sequence GGATAATGCATATCATCGAAAGTCGGTTGCTGCTAGTTTGGTCCAAGGTGTTTATGTTCTAGAGAAGGACAGGCAAGAACGGCGTGAAGGTCCTGATGCTCTTGCACTGCCTTGGTGGGCGTTCTTCCACTTTAAGTTGTTTTGTTCGCTTGTCGATGATGTTGATTCTTCCATCTTTGGTGCTATTTATGAGTTCAAGCCTCCATCATCTATGTGCAATGACACCTTACATAGAAGTCCACGTTATGTAATTGCCTTCCGAGGGACTATAACCAAGGCAGACTCAGTTTCCCGTGATATCAAGTTGGGTATCCATTTTGTGCGAAATGGGCTTCATCAAACTTCACGTGCTGAGATAGCCATCCAAGCTGTTCGAAACATGGTGGCTACTGTGGGTGCTTCCAATATCTGGTTAGCTGGCCACTCGCTAGGATCAGCAATGGCAATGCTAACCGGGAAAACCATGGCCAAGACTGGCATATTTATTGAGTCTTTTCTCTTCAACCCTCCATATGTATCTGCTCCTATTGAGAGAATTAAGgacaaaaaattgaaacatgGGCTTAGATTTGCTGGCAGTGTAGTAACAGCTGGACTTGCCATTGCTATGAAGGATAAGCAGAAGAAGAGTTTGTCCTTTGATCCATTTGCTGCTTTGTCTGCCTGGGTTCCATCCTTATTTGTGAATCCATCTGACCATATCTGCTCTGAGTATGTTGGATACTTTGAGCACAGAAGAAAAATGGAGGAGATTGGTGCAGGAAACATTGAAAAGTTAGCCACTCAAACTTCCCTTAATTGTCTACTGATGGGTGTGTTGGGGAAGGAATCTGATGAACCCCTGCACCTCATTCCTTCAGCTTCTCTGACAGTTAATCATACTCCTTCAAAGGATTTCAAAGAAGCTCATGGGATTCACCAATGGTGGAAACCTGACTTACGCCTAGAATCCAAGCTCTACCGATACTAA